In one window of Dokdonia sp. PRO95 DNA:
- a CDS encoding long-chain fatty acid--CoA ligase, with product MDYKHLVVNVKENALRFENKNALYVKNETLNTWEGISWKNMYHRVENLAKGLLQFGVETQHNVAIFAENMPNWIIADLAIMSIRAVTVPIYATSSTKEVEYVINDAEVSLLFVGNQHEYDQAYGLLESSSYLKLIVALTDTIKLKSSVSSMYLEDFVAASPTQEIENIYLKRQQDLDVKDLASIIYTSGTTGEPKGVMIGHTNIGASLAAHKYELDISDQDVSLSFLPLSHIFERSWVFFCLHMGIEVYFNQDPKKIAEVLKEVRPTVMCTVPRIFEKIYAAIQAKTKEASPTKQKLASWALSVGDNYYNQHKRLEKKVPLSLQLKYKIANKLVLSKLRALFGGRIKFMPCGGAPLAAEMVAFFHSFGLDVKCGYGLTETTATVSLFGYTNFEFNSAGKSIEGTQIKIGDNDEILVKGPGVMQGYYKKPEATAQVIKDGWFCTGDAGRLDQGGNLFITDRIKDLMKTSGGKYIAPQKLETALVSDALIEQLAVIGDQQKYVTALAVPNFENLKKYALEHNISFDTMEELIENKEVVTLFEKRFDELQQEFSAFEKIKKFTLLPREFSIEAGEITPTLKIKRKVVQKKYKALIDKMYAA from the coding sequence ATGGATTACAAACACCTAGTAGTAAATGTCAAGGAAAATGCGCTACGCTTTGAAAACAAGAATGCGCTCTATGTTAAGAATGAGACACTAAATACTTGGGAAGGCATAAGCTGGAAAAATATGTATCACCGTGTTGAAAATCTTGCCAAAGGTTTATTGCAGTTTGGTGTTGAAACACAGCATAACGTAGCCATCTTTGCCGAAAATATGCCAAACTGGATTATTGCAGATCTTGCGATAATGAGCATAAGAGCAGTAACAGTACCTATCTATGCAACGAGTTCTACTAAGGAAGTAGAGTATGTGATAAATGATGCTGAGGTAAGTTTACTTTTTGTGGGAAATCAGCATGAATACGATCAGGCTTATGGGCTTCTAGAAAGCTCTTCATACTTAAAGCTTATAGTGGCTCTTACAGATACCATCAAACTTAAGTCTTCTGTTTCTTCTATGTATTTAGAAGATTTTGTTGCCGCTAGTCCTACTCAAGAAATTGAGAACATCTATTTAAAAAGACAGCAAGACCTTGATGTAAAAGATCTAGCAAGTATTATCTATACTTCAGGAACCACAGGAGAACCTAAGGGTGTGATGATAGGTCATACTAATATAGGAGCTTCTCTAGCAGCACATAAATATGAACTTGATATATCTGATCAAGATGTGTCGTTAAGTTTTTTACCACTCAGTCATATCTTTGAACGTAGTTGGGTGTTTTTCTGTTTACATATGGGGATTGAAGTGTATTTTAATCAAGACCCAAAGAAAATTGCAGAAGTACTCAAAGAAGTGCGACCAACGGTAATGTGTACAGTGCCTCGTATTTTTGAAAAAATCTATGCAGCGATACAAGCTAAAACAAAAGAGGCTTCGCCTACAAAGCAGAAACTTGCAAGCTGGGCACTAAGTGTAGGTGATAATTACTATAATCAGCACAAAAGGCTTGAGAAAAAAGTGCCATTATCATTACAACTCAAATATAAAATTGCAAATAAGCTTGTGTTAAGCAAGCTGCGTGCACTCTTTGGAGGGCGTATTAAATTTATGCCCTGTGGTGGAGCGCCCCTTGCTGCAGAAATGGTTGCGTTTTTTCATTCCTTTGGTCTTGACGTAAAATGTGGATACGGACTTACAGAAACTACTGCAACAGTTTCTTTATTTGGATACACAAATTTTGAATTTAACTCTGCTGGAAAAAGCATCGAAGGTACTCAGATTAAGATAGGAGATAATGATGAAATCCTCGTAAAAGGCCCTGGTGTGATGCAAGGATATTATAAAAAGCCAGAAGCTACGGCTCAGGTTATTAAGGATGGGTGGTTTTGTACAGGAGATGCAGGAAGATTAGATCAAGGCGGAAATCTATTTATCACAGATAGAATTAAGGATTTGATGAAAACCTCTGGGGGTAAGTATATTGCACCTCAAAAGTTAGAAACAGCGCTCGTAAGTGATGCTCTCATTGAGCAACTTGCAGTAATAGGAGATCAGCAGAAATATGTGACGGCACTTGCCGTTCCTAATTTTGAGAACTTAAAAAAGTATGCCCTCGAGCACAATATCTCTTTTGATACTATGGAAGAGCTCATTGAGAATAAGGAGGTTGTAACACTTTTTGAGAAACGTTTTGACGAGCTTCAGCAGGAATTTTCAGCGTTTGAGAAGATAAAGAAGTTTACACTGCTTCCTCGTGAGTTCAGCATAGAAGCAGGAGAAATAACGCCTACACTAAAAATTAAACGCAAAGTAGTTCAAAAAAAATACAAAGCACTTATTGATAAAATGTATGCAGCCTAG
- a CDS encoding M20/M25/M40 family metallo-hydrolase, translating into MKLWSLCLLFTSFIGTAQTPTDVLIDQHLKKTLIEHKAFVSIPNLPSNPALMLENIAFVEKRYKGLDFETSLLETSTLPILLVEKEYNPNYKTVLFYVHIDGQAVNPAAWDQEDPFKPVLKEESSSGKYKAISWDQLDSKIDDDWRIYGRAAADDKAPIMMFITALQLLQEQQKEPAFNIKVIFDPEEEYSSTALLSTLDKYKSRYAADYFVVMDGPAHDSNQPTLTFGCRGIATAAITTYGARLPQHSGHYGNYAPNPVFRLANLLTSMKDDDGKVLIENYYDGITITPETAQVLSSVPFEQTKFNKKLGVHTAEKVGSSYQEALQFPSLNIRQIGTSWTGEGLKTVVPEYAIAHLDIRLVPETDGDAQLAKIKNHITKQGYHLLNRTPTDEERLTYPKIATFTGKTSVNAFRTNPDDAFGKKIRGALSQSFGKDPITIRMMGGTVPIVPVIKALDVPTVILPLVNMDNNQHNPNENIRIGNIKQGIKVCLALLETAF; encoded by the coding sequence ATGAAACTCTGGTCTCTCTGTCTTTTATTTACCTCTTTTATAGGTACTGCTCAAACTCCTACAGATGTGCTCATAGATCAACATCTCAAGAAAACTCTTATTGAACATAAAGCCTTTGTGAGCATTCCTAACTTGCCTTCAAACCCAGCTTTAATGCTAGAAAATATAGCTTTTGTAGAAAAGCGCTACAAAGGATTAGATTTTGAAACTAGCTTACTAGAAACTAGTACACTTCCCATTCTTCTTGTAGAAAAAGAGTATAACCCCAATTATAAAACGGTGCTCTTCTATGTCCACATAGATGGACAGGCAGTAAACCCCGCAGCCTGGGATCAAGAAGATCCTTTTAAACCTGTACTCAAGGAGGAAAGTAGCTCTGGTAAATACAAAGCGATTTCTTGGGATCAACTAGATAGTAAAATTGATGATGACTGGCGCATTTATGGCCGTGCCGCTGCAGATGATAAGGCACCTATTATGATGTTTATTACTGCGCTACAACTTTTGCAAGAACAACAAAAAGAGCCTGCTTTTAATATCAAGGTAATTTTTGACCCAGAGGAGGAGTACAGCTCGACAGCTTTACTTTCTACCCTAGACAAATACAAAAGTAGATATGCCGCAGATTATTTTGTGGTAATGGATGGTCCTGCTCATGATTCTAATCAACCTACGCTCACCTTTGGATGTAGAGGGATTGCTACTGCAGCAATCACTACTTACGGTGCCCGCCTACCTCAACATAGCGGTCATTATGGTAACTATGCGCCTAACCCTGTCTTTAGACTTGCAAACTTACTTACAAGCATGAAAGATGATGATGGTAAAGTACTTATTGAAAATTATTATGACGGAATTACCATTACTCCAGAAACGGCTCAAGTACTCTCTTCTGTACCTTTTGAGCAAACAAAGTTTAATAAAAAACTTGGTGTTCACACCGCCGAAAAAGTAGGAAGTTCATACCAAGAAGCACTACAATTTCCTTCTCTTAACATTAGACAGATAGGCACCTCTTGGACTGGCGAAGGTTTAAAAACTGTAGTTCCAGAATATGCCATTGCACATCTAGATATACGCCTCGTTCCAGAGACAGATGGCGATGCACAACTAGCAAAGATTAAAAATCATATCACAAAACAAGGTTATCATTTATTAAATCGAACTCCCACTGATGAGGAAAGGCTTACCTACCCTAAAATAGCAACATTTACAGGGAAGACCTCCGTAAACGCGTTTAGAACAAATCCAGATGATGCTTTTGGCAAAAAAATAAGAGGAGCACTATCACAATCTTTTGGCAAAGACCCAATTACAATTAGAATGATGGGTGGCACTGTGCCTATTGTCCCTGTGATTAAGGCGCTAGATGTTCCTACAGTCATACTTCCGCTGGTTAATATGGATAACAATCAGCATAATCCTAATGAGAATATACGCATAGGAAATATTAAACAAGGCATCAAGGTATGTCTAGCCTTACTTGAGACAGCTTTTTAA
- the katG gene encoding catalase/peroxidase HPI produces the protein MSSKHTNVWDINDPSAVAKCPFLGNPDQLVAGKGTSNRDWWPNELKLNILRQNGTSSDPMDKDFDYAAAFNSLDFPTLKQEVIDLMTDSQDWWPADYGHYGPFMIRMAWHSAGTYRIGDGRGGSSSGSQRFAPLNSWPDNGNLDKARLLLWPIKKKYGKNLSWADLFILAGNAALESMGFPTFGFSGGREDVWEPEQDINWGYEDEWLGEKERHEGDRELKGFLGATHMGLIYVNPEGPSGKPDPIGSAFDIRETFGRMAMNDEETVALVAGGHTFGKAHGAADPDKYLGAEPHGATLEEMSTGWKNTYKSGVLDDTITSGLEGAWTPNPTRWDAEYFDVLLNLDWELTTSPAGAHQWKPSNPDAPQAPAAGGNGTQGIMMSTADMALKMDPEYRKISEKFHKDHKAFEDAFARAWYKLTHRDMGPLSRYLGPELPKEELLWQDPIPEANGYTLSDSQVATLKTAIDATDLSASDMVSVAWASASTFRNSDKRGGANGARIRLAPQNNWEVNNPEQLRRVLNALKDVQDNVAFDVSMADLIVLAGGVGVERAAHNAGHKITVPFTPGRTDASQEQTDIDSFGYLEPRADGFRNYQKGGMETAAEELLIDRANLMGLSIPEMTALVGGMRVIGCNYDGSKVGVFTDKVGALTNDFFENLLDFTYTWKALSSDDTLFSGTDRRTGDMKFTGSRVDLIFGSNTELRAIAEVYGANDGEERFVNTFVSAFAKVMNADRFDIK, from the coding sequence ATGAGTAGTAAACACACAAACGTATGGGACATAAATGATCCCAGTGCAGTAGCAAAATGTCCATTTCTTGGTAATCCAGATCAGTTAGTAGCTGGTAAGGGAACCTCAAACAGAGATTGGTGGCCTAATGAGTTAAAATTAAATATCCTGCGTCAGAACGGTACAAGTAGCGACCCTATGGATAAAGATTTTGATTATGCCGCAGCTTTTAATAGTCTTGATTTCCCTACGCTAAAGCAAGAGGTTATAGATTTAATGACAGATTCACAAGACTGGTGGCCGGCAGATTATGGTCACTACGGACCATTTATGATACGTATGGCTTGGCACAGTGCTGGTACTTATAGAATAGGTGATGGCCGTGGTGGTTCTAGCTCTGGATCACAACGTTTTGCACCACTTAACAGTTGGCCAGATAACGGAAACTTAGATAAGGCACGTTTACTTTTATGGCCTATTAAAAAGAAATATGGTAAAAATCTCTCTTGGGCAGATTTATTTATCCTTGCAGGTAATGCAGCTTTAGAATCTATGGGGTTCCCCACTTTTGGTTTTTCAGGAGGGAGAGAAGATGTATGGGAACCAGAACAAGATATTAACTGGGGTTATGAAGATGAGTGGTTAGGAGAAAAAGAGCGTCACGAGGGAGATAGAGAGCTTAAAGGATTTTTAGGAGCTACTCATATGGGACTTATTTATGTGAATCCAGAAGGACCTAGTGGTAAGCCAGACCCTATAGGAAGTGCTTTTGATATAAGAGAGACCTTTGGCCGTATGGCAATGAATGATGAAGAAACAGTTGCACTCGTTGCTGGAGGGCATACCTTTGGTAAAGCACACGGAGCTGCAGATCCAGATAAATACTTAGGAGCAGAGCCGCACGGAGCAACTCTGGAAGAGATGAGTACTGGGTGGAAAAACACATATAAGAGCGGGGTGCTAGATGATACAATCACCTCTGGTCTTGAAGGAGCCTGGACACCTAATCCTACACGTTGGGATGCAGAGTATTTTGACGTACTACTTAATTTAGACTGGGAGCTTACCACAAGTCCAGCAGGGGCACACCAGTGGAAGCCATCTAATCCAGATGCACCGCAAGCACCAGCTGCAGGAGGAAATGGTACTCAAGGAATAATGATGTCTACAGCAGATATGGCTCTTAAAATGGATCCAGAATATCGTAAGATTTCAGAGAAGTTCCATAAAGATCATAAAGCATTTGAAGATGCATTTGCAAGAGCTTGGTATAAATTGACACACCGTGATATGGGACCATTGTCACGTTACTTAGGTCCAGAATTACCTAAAGAGGAGTTATTATGGCAAGATCCTATACCAGAAGCAAACGGATACACACTGTCAGATAGCCAAGTAGCAACACTTAAAACAGCTATTGATGCAACAGATTTATCTGCTTCAGATATGGTAAGTGTAGCTTGGGCATCTGCTTCTACGTTTAGAAATAGTGATAAGCGAGGTGGAGCAAATGGTGCCCGTATACGTCTTGCACCACAAAATAACTGGGAAGTAAATAACCCAGAACAATTGAGAAGAGTGCTTAATGCTCTTAAAGATGTACAAGATAATGTAGCATTTGATGTATCTATGGCAGACCTTATCGTGCTTGCAGGTGGAGTAGGCGTTGAGCGTGCCGCTCACAACGCTGGTCATAAAATAACGGTGCCTTTCACCCCGGGACGTACTGATGCAAGCCAAGAGCAAACAGACATTGACTCTTTCGGTTACCTAGAGCCCAGAGCAGATGGTTTTAGAAACTATCAGAAAGGTGGTATGGAAACAGCTGCAGAGGAGCTTCTTATAGATAGAGCAAATCTTATGGGACTTTCTATACCAGAGATGACTGCCTTAGTAGGAGGTATGCGTGTGATAGGTTGTAACTATGACGGGTCTAAAGTAGGAGTGTTTACAGATAAAGTAGGAGCCCTTACTAATGATTTCTTTGAGAACCTATTAGACTTCACCTATACTTGGAAAGCACTATCATCAGACGATACATTATTTTCTGGAACAGACAGACGTACAGGAGATATGAAGTTTACAGGCTCAAGAGTAGATCTTATTTTTGGATCAAACACAGAGCTAAGAGCAATTGCCGAAGTATATGGAGCAAATGATGGTGAAGAACGATTTGTAAACACTTTTGTAAGTGCATTTGCAAAAGTGATGAACGCAGATCGTTTTGATATTAAGTAA
- a CDS encoding MarC family protein, producing MNIDLKEILTAAMVLFAVIDIIGSIPIILKLRKKAGHIQSEKAALVALIVMILFVFVGESILGVIGVNVYEFAVAGSFILFFIALEMILGVSIFKDDDGISAKTVSVFPLAFPLVAGPGTLTSLLALRAEYDLSNIIIAVILNIALVYVVLKTSKHIERFLGKNGIAVIHKVFGVILLAIAVKLFTANIQELFK from the coding sequence ATGAATATAGATCTTAAAGAAATACTTACTGCCGCGATGGTGCTATTTGCTGTAATTGATATTATAGGGAGTATTCCTATAATATTAAAACTACGAAAAAAAGCAGGACATATACAGAGTGAAAAGGCCGCCTTAGTAGCACTTATTGTAATGATTCTATTTGTATTTGTAGGGGAGAGCATACTAGGCGTCATAGGTGTTAACGTATATGAATTTGCAGTAGCAGGTTCTTTTATTCTATTCTTTATTGCCTTAGAGATGATTCTAGGTGTTAGTATTTTTAAAGATGATGATGGTATTAGTGCAAAGACCGTATCTGTGTTTCCGCTCGCTTTTCCATTGGTAGCAGGACCAGGTACTCTTACTTCGCTTCTTGCATTACGTGCAGAATATGATCTAAGCAACATTATAATAGCTGTTATACTTAACATAGCACTAGTATACGTAGTCTTAAAAACATCTAAGCATATAGAACGCTTCTTAGGAAAGAACGGTATTGCTGTTATACATAAAGTTTTTGGTGTAATTTTGTTAGCAATTGCTGTAAAGCTATTTACTGCAAACATTCAAGAACTCTTTAAGTAA
- a CDS encoding S41 family peptidase: protein MKIQRKYIPLLFGLGIALGILLGSLLDFGYNDTALFTSNAKKDKLNKLIDYIDYEYVDAINTDSIVEVTVNGILDNLDPHSTYIPPDEYSAMEENMKGDFVGIGVSFYPYNDSLAVIQAIKGGPSARAGIKGGDRIVYADGINLSTKEITDDSLSSILKGKASTPIEIKVKRPGIKDLMSFNFDRDHVPIFSVVGSYMLTNTLGYIKINRFAESTHEEFKKALVDLKNQGATKIALDLRDNPGGYISSAEGVVDEFLKEDKLILFTKNKTGNISKSYTDDGGIFEEGEVFILINENSASASEIVAGALQDNDKGVIVGRRSFGKGLVQREMDLGDGSAVRLTIARYYTPTGRSIQKPYELGDKNYFEDYLNRYENGELRSVDSIKVADSLKFRTPKGKIVYGGGGIIPDIFVPKNTDYEVEHLNYVLRSGYMRLFIFEQLEKDRTYYNSLSMEQFQEEVVISDQVVEDFISFAQFRQINLKASKYKDLYKKYLKATMARQLFDNNAFEMMVNKEDAVIQKVIELTLEKE, encoded by the coding sequence ATGAAAATACAGCGCAAATATATTCCCTTACTTTTTGGTTTAGGTATAGCTTTAGGCATATTGCTAGGAAGCCTATTAGATTTTGGGTATAACGATACCGCGTTGTTCACTTCAAATGCAAAAAAGGATAAGCTTAATAAGCTTATAGATTACATAGATTATGAGTATGTAGATGCTATTAATACAGATAGCATAGTAGAAGTTACTGTAAATGGTATTTTAGATAATCTAGACCCACATTCTACTTATATTCCACCAGATGAGTATAGCGCTATGGAGGAGAATATGAAGGGTGATTTTGTGGGAATAGGGGTGAGTTTTTACCCTTATAATGACTCTCTTGCGGTAATACAAGCTATAAAAGGAGGACCTAGTGCTCGCGCAGGAATTAAAGGCGGAGATCGTATTGTTTATGCAGATGGCATCAATTTATCTACCAAGGAAATTACAGATGACTCTCTATCTAGTATCTTAAAAGGAAAGGCGAGCACACCTATTGAGATTAAAGTAAAAAGACCTGGAATTAAAGACCTTATGTCTTTTAATTTTGATCGTGATCATGTGCCTATTTTTAGTGTGGTAGGTAGTTATATGCTTACTAATACCTTGGGGTATATTAAAATTAATCGCTTTGCAGAGTCTACTCATGAAGAATTTAAGAAAGCACTTGTAGATCTTAAAAATCAGGGAGCTACTAAAATTGCACTAGACTTAAGAGATAATCCAGGGGGTTATATCTCAAGCGCAGAGGGCGTGGTAGATGAGTTTTTGAAAGAAGATAAACTCATACTTTTTACAAAAAATAAAACGGGAAATATATCAAAAAGCTATACAGATGACGGTGGGATTTTTGAAGAAGGAGAAGTGTTTATCCTTATTAATGAAAACTCTGCAAGTGCTAGTGAGATTGTTGCAGGAGCTTTGCAAGACAATGATAAAGGAGTTATAGTAGGTCGTAGGTCTTTTGGTAAAGGACTTGTGCAGAGAGAAATGGATTTAGGTGATGGTAGTGCTGTACGGTTAACAATTGCTCGTTACTATACACCTACAGGTCGGTCTATACAGAAGCCTTATGAATTAGGAGATAAAAATTATTTTGAAGATTATCTCAATAGATATGAAAACGGCGAGCTGCGTAGTGTAGATAGTATCAAGGTTGCAGACTCTCTTAAATTTAGAACCCCTAAAGGTAAAATTGTATACGGCGGTGGAGGGATTATACCAGATATTTTTGTTCCTAAAAACACAGATTATGAGGTTGAGCATCTCAATTATGTATTGCGTTCTGGTTATATGCGCTTATTTATTTTTGAGCAATTAGAAAAGGATAGAACATACTACAACAGCTTGAGTATGGAGCAATTTCAAGAAGAGGTTGTTATATCAGATCAAGTAGTAGAAGATTTTATATCTTTCGCACAGTTTAGGCAGATCAATTTGAAAGCTAGTAAGTACAAAGATTTGTACAAGAAATATCTTAAAGCCACAATGGCGAGACAACTTTTTGATAACAATGCTTTTGAGATGATGGTTAATAAAGAAGATGCCGTAATTCAAAAAGTAATAGAACTTACCCTTGAAAAAGAATAA
- a CDS encoding dCMP deaminase family protein — protein MASKQHKYDIAYLRMAREWGKLSYCNRKQVGAIIVKDKMIISDGYNGTPTGFENICEDDENNTKWYVLHAEANAILKVASSTQSCHGATLYITLSPCKDCSKLVHQAGIKRVVYHNAYKDLTGVKFLEKAGVEIVHLQDIDS, from the coding sequence ATGGCTTCAAAACAACATAAATATGACATCGCATACTTGAGAATGGCTCGAGAGTGGGGCAAGTTGTCATACTGCAACCGCAAGCAGGTGGGAGCAATTATTGTAAAAGACAAGATGATTATATCTGACGGGTATAACGGAACACCTACTGGTTTTGAGAATATTTGTGAGGATGATGAAAATAATACGAAATGGTATGTGTTGCACGCTGAAGCAAATGCAATTTTAAAGGTTGCAAGTTCAACACAGTCATGCCATGGAGCAACTTTATATATCACATTAAGTCCATGCAAGGATTGTAGTAAATTAGTACACCAAGCTGGTATTAAGCGTGTGGTTTACCATAATGCTTATAAAGATCTAACGGGTGTAAAATTTTTAGAAAAAGCAGGCGTTGAGATAGTACATCTTCAAGATATCGATTCATAA
- a CDS encoding HupE/UreJ family protein, whose translation MDSFLFYFKEGLFHVLDWNAYDHILFLIVLTVPYLFGNWKKLLTLVTIFTLGHTLSLALSAYGVVKVNSSLVEVLIPITILITALYNIFTAGKKNRNQKIGIHLFAALFFGLIHGLGFSTYFKMMTASSESKLLPLIEYTLGIEAAQLIIVFVVLVISFVGQAIFRFSLRDWVMVISSIVIGVAIPVFQTTLSNINF comes from the coding sequence ATGGATTCATTCTTATTTTATTTTAAAGAAGGCCTTTTTCACGTACTAGATTGGAACGCCTATGATCACATACTTTTTTTAATAGTACTCACAGTACCATACCTGTTTGGTAACTGGAAAAAATTATTGACGCTAGTGACTATATTTACACTAGGACATACCCTTTCTCTTGCCCTCTCGGCGTACGGTGTAGTTAAAGTAAACTCATCACTAGTAGAAGTTCTCATACCTATAACAATTTTAATTACCGCTTTATATAACATTTTTACAGCTGGCAAAAAGAATCGAAATCAGAAAATTGGAATTCACCTCTTTGCAGCTTTATTTTTCGGATTAATACACGGGTTAGGTTTTTCTACCTATTTTAAAATGATGACAGCAAGCTCAGAAAGTAAGCTATTACCATTAATTGAGTATACATTAGGTATAGAAGCGGCACAATTAATTATTGTATTTGTAGTACTTGTCATAAGTTTTGTGGGGCAAGCAATCTTCAGATTTTCACTTAGAGATTGGGTCATGGTTATATCATCCATAGTTATTGGTGTTGCCATACCTGTATTTCAAACCACCTTATCTAACATTAATTTTTAA
- a CDS encoding fructose 1,6-bisphosphatase, with the protein MSFSDLYDSGFRKRNQDHFAAIVRVAMDDGVISDKEKAFLDRLARNLSISAEDYEIILGDYMSHPINPPTTYDRRLERLYDLTRMVHIDHDFEQEEPLLVRLAVGLGFSTSNASYVAHKALVLVREGADIDTFQDEIKNMSR; encoded by the coding sequence ATGTCTTTTTCAGATTTATATGATAGCGGGTTCCGCAAGAGAAACCAAGATCACTTTGCAGCTATTGTGAGGGTGGCAATGGATGATGGTGTAATTTCAGACAAGGAAAAAGCTTTTTTAGACAGGCTTGCTCGTAACCTTTCTATATCTGCAGAGGATTATGAAATTATTCTAGGAGATTATATGTCTCACCCTATCAATCCTCCTACTACTTATGACAGAAGGTTAGAACGTTTATACGATCTTACACGTATGGTACACATTGACCATGATTTTGAGCAAGAGGAGCCTTTATTAGTTAGGCTTGCTGTAGGTTTAGGATTTTCTACAAGTAATGCATCTTATGTAGCGCATAAAGCACTTGTTCTTGTAAGAGAAGGTGCAGATATTGACACTTTTCAAGATGAAATCAAAAATATGAGCCGCTAG